In one Ictalurus furcatus strain D&B chromosome 10, Billie_1.0, whole genome shotgun sequence genomic region, the following are encoded:
- the cbarpb gene encoding voltage-dependent calcium channel beta subunit-associated regulatory protein isoform X2, with the protein MSNESAIWKNLTENPTELPLEHGVQDGYVLQLVLLSIFLSVTFILLFALFIACRHCCKGDRNYARFIPCFRRSDDPEKTTTSYIEETQPVHEITIRVDESECLSAAGSHDMETERFLSTGSTGRRVSFNEAALFDHSKKAQEKGRRYTLTEGDFHHLKNARLTHLHLPPAALKIVTIHECESSENNIAMTTRPVTKSSLSIFQPPMRPLPQTALSSLSPSSALPGDSLNSTVDASFCESPPSPSPEPLRSKLMEGRGTSLRNGGSPGSEREAAHASASGVSSSSGAPQGPVLHFFTKLRRHASLEGASPYLKIKRWKLDSSQRASSLDTRGSPKRRPFHRQRAASESMDQEENGAHHIDLIQYIARTKDVAYCPPRLLSPPSTPPPSLGRLEVEVMVEPSCSRAMVPGVIGLSAEPQDEAPGMGCHRESTEHQSLYRDIWTLRASLEQYISSDQSSNNDKDSVHSDADSVSSLRLRTEKGGLPSYPSQDIGDGIDGDAEIPGDEGLDKRRKQDSVDSEKGSDESGTRKLLQMDSGYASIDAPSRGPEEVRLFRSSSGSKEESGSAMERRHFFTSSGYSGIVCESFDTDILDEELEELGGASGRSDSVMELDEGGLVWSPYGQMFTQSDAQSRVPALSYRDYSIDEKTDALFHEFLRHDPQFDQQESPVRSKHRSRVHLRKQWQRSKQYSDPGQRFHSSFDRYHTPLRRGETVNYPLESSYHSTLPRIVSGPDEENGDGTANLAAMPKANQSLGAADKSIASPKDDHTKHSSSSDTSGELKEKTELPTVTDSTLGQTEVLAEESKLTVQPLEPTDRHSPPQGETGYGPQTITAELSDKLSVTLEERLYSDLRRTREQRECLLTATHASPDHSPV; encoded by the exons GTTCATTCCCTGCTTCAGGCGTAGTGATGATCCGGAGAAGACGACCACCTCCTATATTGAGGAAACGCAGCCGGTGCATG AAATCACAATCCGTGTGGATGAGTCAGAGTGTTTGTCAGCAGCCGGCTCTCATGACATGGAGACTGAGCGCTTCCTGTCCACAGGAAGCACAGGTCGGCGTGTATCCTTCAATGAGGCGGCCCTCTTCGACCACAGCAAGAAGGCACAGGAGAAAGGCCGAAG GTACACACTCACTGAGGGTGACTTCCATCACTTAAAGAACGCCAGGCTCACACACCTCCACCTCCCGCCGGCAGCCCTCAAGATCGTCACCATCCACGAGTGTGAGTCATCGGAGAACAACATTGCCATGACAACACGGCCTGTCACTAAATCCAGCCTCTCCATCTTCCAG CCTCCAATGCGCCCACTGCCTCAGACAGCTCTTAGTAGCCTAAGTCCCAGTTCAGCTCTGCCAGGTGATTCCCTCAACTCCACTGTGGATGCCAGCTTCTGTGAAAGTCCACCATCTCCCAGTCCAGAGCCTCTAAGATCCAAACTG ATGGAAGGTAGAGGTACAAGCTTGAGGAATGGTGGCAGCCCGGGCAGTGAGCGAGAGGCAGCACATGCTTCAGCCTCGGGTGTCTCCTCCTCAAGCGGTGCCCCTCAGGGTCCAGTATTGCATTTCTTCACCAAGTTGCGGCGGCATGCCAGTCTGGAAGGAGCCAGTCCTTACCTTAAGATCAAGAGATGGAAGCTTGACAGCAGCCAGAGAGCCTCCAGCCTGGACACCAGAG GCTCCCCCAAACGGAGGCCATTCCATAGGCAGCGAGCAGCCAGTGAAAGCATGGACCAGGAGGAGAACGGTGCCCACCACATCGACCTTATCCAGTACATCGCCCGCACCAAGGATGTGGCCTATTGCCCGCCACGTCTCCTTTCCCCCCCATCCACACCCCCACCGTCCCTCGGCAG GTTAGAGGTGGAGGTGATGGTGGAGCCAAGCTGCAGCAGAGCAATGGTGCCTGGGGTGATTGGTCTGAGTGCTGAGCCCCAAGATGAGGCTCCCGGCATGGGCTGTCATCGGGAGAGCACAGAACACCAGAGCCTTTATCGTGACATCTGGACCTTGCGTGCCTCTCTGGAGCAGTACATCTCTTCTGACCAGAGCAGCAACAATGACAAAGACTCAGTGCATAGTGATGCAGACAGCGTGTCTTCACTTAGGCTTAGGACAGAGAAGGGTGGGTTGCCCAGTTACCCCTCCCAGGACATTGGGGATGGGATAGACGGGGATGCAGAGATTCCTGGGGATGAGGGTCTggataaaagaagaaaacaagacAGTGTGGACTCTGAAAAAGGGAGCGATGAATCAGGTACCCGTAAGCTTCTGCAAATGGATAGCGGCTATGCATCTATAGATGCCCCCTCTCGTGGTCCTGAAGAGGTACGACTGTTCCGGAGCAGCAGTGGTAGCAAGGAGGAATCGGGATCAGCCATGGAACGCAGACACTTTTTCACCAGCTCTGGATACAGTGGAATAGTGTGTGAAAGCTTTGACACAGACATCTTGGATGAAGAACTTGAAGAACTTGGGGGAGCTAGTGGACGTAGTGATTCAGTGATGGAACTGGACGAGGGTGGTTTGGTGTGGTCACCCTATGGGCAGATGTTCACACAGTCTGACGCTCAATCTCGTGTCCCAGCCTTGTCTTACCGGGACTACAGCATAGACGAAAAAACAGACGCACTCTTCCATGAGTTTCTGCGCCATGATCCTCAGTTTGACCAGCAGGAGTCACCAGTGCGCTCAAAGCACCGTTCTCGTGTGCATCTACGCAAGCAGTGGCAGCGCTCCAAGCAGTACAGTGATCCTGGCCAGCGCTTCCATTCCTCCTTTGACCGTTATCACACCCCACTTCGCCGTGGAGAGACCGTTAACTACCCTCTGGAAAGTAGCTACCACAGCACACTTCCTCGAATAGTCAGCGGTCCAGATGAGGAAAACGGTGATGGGACTGCCAACCTTGCAGCGATGCCTAAGGCCAATCAGAGCTTGGGAGCTGCTGATAAGAGTATTGCATCTCCAAAAGATGACCACACAAAGCACTCTTCCAGTTCTGACACCAGTGGAGAGTTGAAGGAAAAGACCGAACTCCCTACGGTGACTGATAGTACTCTGGGTCAAACAGAAGTCCTTGCAGAAGAGTCCAAGCTCACAGTCCAGCCTCTTGAGCCAACAGACAGGCATTCACCCCCACAGGGTGAAACTGGGTACGGTCCTCAGACAATCACAGCAGAGCTGAGTGATAAACTATCTGTGACCCTTGAAGAGCGTCTGTATTCTGACTTACGCAGGACCAGGGAGCAACGTGAGTGTTTGCTGACAGCCACACATGCCTCACCCGACCACAGCCCAGTGTAG